From the Helicoverpa zea isolate HzStark_Cry1AcR chromosome 26, ilHelZeax1.1, whole genome shotgun sequence genome, one window contains:
- the LOC124643155 gene encoding uncharacterized protein LOC124643155, whose translation MGVLITAIVVSLFSTTLSAPQQPENDQYQITDLVTEHPGVVSPSNHSSPHNQSIQEHVTETYETVQNPVEMTKEKVTYKQIAAPEVSFTVKVYKFVAEPLIRAVRAPKVNAVLRNIGTCVVNGAMELFSYYLPAPFMPLIASAAGLVIPFEPVVMLKEKMPVTSYRRAFQTAMSSFLSTFDKYKVEEDYDPYMTRRFNRRFMNDDNVKKGRVTENPDV comes from the exons ATGGGAGTACTTATTACTGCCATTGTCGTTTCATTGTTTTCAACTACATTATCTGCA CCTCAACAGCCAGAAAACGACCAATATCAAATAACCGATTTAGTAACTGAACATCCAGGCGTTGTTTCACCTTCTAACCATTCAAGTCCACACAATCAGTCGATCCAAGAGCATGTTACAGAAACATATGAAACAGTTCAAAATCCAGTTGAAATGACTAAAGAAAAAGTTACATATAAACAAATAGCGGCACCAGAAGTCAGCTTCACTGTCAAAGTGTATAAGTTCGTTGCAGAACCTTTGATAAGAGCTGTGAGAGCTCCCAAAGTGAATGCAGTATTAAGGAATATAGGAACTTGTGTCGTGAACGGAGCTATGGAGTTATTCTCCTACTATCTACCAGCTCCTTTCATGCCTCTTATTGCATCAGCGGCAGGCTTAGTAATCCCTTTTGAGCCAGTAGTTATGTTAAAAGAGAAAATGCCTGTGACCAGCTACAGAAGAGCTTTTCAGACAGCTATGAGCAGTTTTTTAAGTACATTCGACAAGTACAAAGTTGAAGAAGACTACGACCCATATATGACAAGACGGTTTAATAGAAGATTCATGAATGATGATAATGTGAAGAAAGGAAGGGTAACGGAAAATCCTGACGTTTAA